Proteins co-encoded in one Nicotiana sylvestris chromosome 7, ASM39365v2, whole genome shotgun sequence genomic window:
- the LOC138872700 gene encoding uncharacterized protein yields the protein MCAILEQKIQICRVQVEAVTFKSVTRPKANGAIEAANKNIKKILKKMIQGSRQWHEKFPFALLGYRTTICTSFGVTLYLLVYGTEAVIPVEVEIPSLQIIVESEIEDTKWVKTRLEQLMLIDEKWLAAVCFGQLYQQRMARAYNKKVRLRQFEVGQLVLKHILPHQVEAKGKFALNWQGPYIIKKVLPKGALHLVDEEG from the exons ATGTGTGCAATACTTGAGCAAAAGATTCAAATCtgtcgagttcag GTAGAGGCCGTCACGTTCAAATCAGTCACCAGGCCGAAAGCCAATGGAGCCATTGAAgcggcaaacaagaacatcaagaagattcttaagaagatgatccaaggttccaggcaatggcatgaaaagtttccTTTTGCACTTTTGGGATACCGCACGACTATTTGCACATCTTTTGGTGTAACTCTGTATCTGcttgtatatggaactgaagctgtAATACCCGTTGAAGTCGAAATTCCCTCTCTTCAAATTATTGTGGAATCAGAGATTGAAGACACTAagtgggtcaagacccgattagaacaactgatgttgatcgatgaaaaatggctagcagcagtgtgtttcggccagttataccagcaaagaatggcacgcgcttacaataagaaagtgcgccTAAGGCAGTTTGAGGTAGGCCAGTTGGTTTTGAAACACATCCTTCCGCACCAGgtagaagctaaaggaaagtttgccctgaactggcaaggaccctacatcatcaagaaagtgttaccaaaaggggccttgcactTGGTAGATGAAGAAGGATAG